The following proteins come from a genomic window of Aspergillus oryzae RIB40 DNA, chromosome 4:
- a CDS encoding urea carboxylase-associated family protein (predicted protein) has product MPTIPARRFAMQRLHAGQSIKVIDSSGGQVIDTWAFTIPSTPAFPRYMSMTHTRSTLQKLLPSVNESFLDNRRDPILTIVEDTSPGAHDVLYAACSPERYLQLGGHKDHDNCADNLRSAVQQCTEPSFSHVVGFLESGWMPDPLNLFMKVNINGTKLQCLDPDSKAGDYIVLKAEQECIIMQ; this is encoded by the exons ATGCCTACTATTCCTGCCCGTCGGTTTGCGATGCAACGACTGCACGCTGGCCAGTCGATCAAGGTCATAGACTCCTCTGGAGGTCAGGTTATCGACACTTGGGCCTTTACCATTCCGTCAACGCCCGCCTTCCCGAGATACATGTCAATGACACATACTCGATCCACCTTGCAGaaacttcttccatccgTTAACGAATCCTTCCTCGATAACAGACGAGATCCTATTTTGACGATTGTCGAGGACACCTCTCCCGGCGCGCACGACGTTCTCTACGCTGCGTGCTCTCCAGAACGCTACCTGCAACTCGGTGGCCACAAAGACCACGATAACTGCGCCGATAATCTTCGCAGTGCTGTACAGCAATGTACTGAGCCATCATTCAGCCATGTTGTTGGGTTTCTCGAGAGCGGCTGGATGCCCGATCCACTTAATCTATTCATGAAGGTCAATATCAATGGCACCAAGTTGCAATGCTTGGACCCGGATAGCAAGGCGGGGGACTATATTGTATTGAAAGCGGAGCAAGAATGTATC ATAATGCAATGA
- a CDS encoding uncharacterized protein (predicted protein), whose product MSDNGASTLKSYVDSAAGMVQSAVGAVTGNSATKAEGDASQQKAAAEHDASHTTAKLGPFSADPNTGATAKDREQRSTGAWDQTVGSAKESLGNLIGNENLRKQGEDQNLRGKGAEAEGQLKDFGEGAADRLQGGLGKVAAAATGDRSEEAKWTQIHDEGKVKQRGAELDMQKHA is encoded by the exons ATGTCTGACAACGGTGCTTCCACTCTCAAGTCCTACGTCGACTCTGCCGCTGGCATGGTCCAGAGCGCTGTCGGTGCCGTGACTGGCAACTCCGCTACTAAG GCCGAAGGCGATGCCTCCCAGCAAAAGGCCGCCGCCGAACACGATGCCAGCCacaccaccgccaagctAGGCCCCTTCTCTGCCGACCCCAACACTGGCGCGACAGCCAAGGACCGTGAGCAGCGCTCCACCGGCGCCTGGGATCAGACTGTCGGCTCCGCGAAGGAGTCTCTGGGAAACCTCATCGGTAACGAGAACCTGCGCAAGCAGGGCGAAGACCAGAACCTGCGTGGCAAGGGTGCCGAAGCTGAGGGACAGCTGAAGGATTTTGGTGAGGGCGCTGCCGATCGTCTGCAGGGTGGTCTTGGAAAGgtcgctgctgctgctactggTGATCGCAGCGAGGAGGCGAAGTGGACTCAGATTCATGATGAGGGCAAGGTTAAGCAGAGGGGTGCTGAGCTTGATATGCAGAAGCATGCTTAG
- a CDS encoding pepsin-like aspartic protease (predicted protein), producing MFKRGLFSSLASLFLRTVTALALPATDSGTFQVLQQPNLNFTKNAAAIHFSDLAKYNVTLNSTYAVTAITAAKQSGGTPAIPLIWESEYVCPVVIGGQTVYLDFDTGSSDLWVLSTLTNVEGIGHKIYDPKFSPSSKLLPGATWDITYADGSGSGGIVFKDHVVIGSSVAIDQAVEVALFVSPQFASNPFNSGLLGLAFSTINTVSPVHQLTYFENILPTLKEPLFTADLQHGRPGTYNFGFIDPAAFKGPIAWTPVTKPQGYYAYWQLDVTGFQVGPEPYHEHIISGIAGKSSLLYLPPLVVLEYYSKVAGAFFDSSNAAWVFPCTSPLPDFTFGVGAYRGVVPGSYILFQPLGDDLCYGGIQVNTGLPFSIFGDILLKAQFVVFDHAGPRLGFANKL from the exons ATGTTCAAAAGAGGCCTGTTTTCTAGTCTTgcttctctcttcctgcgCACTGTCACGGCGTTGGCTTTGCCAGCGACAGATTCTGGAACTTTTCAGGTGCTTCAGCAGCCAAACCTGAACTTCACCAAGAACGCTGCTGCTATTCATTTCTCTGATTTGGCAAAATACAATGTCACTCTCAATTCTACCTACGCAGTGACTGCCATTACGGCAGCAAAGCAGTCTGGAGGCACCCCGGCAATTCCTCTGATTTGGGAAAGTGAATACGTGTGTCCTGTCGTAATTGGAGGACAAACTGTTTACCTCGACTTTGACACCGGGTCATCTGATCT CTGGGTCCTCTCAACCTTGACAAACGTTGAGGGCATCGGTCACAAGATCTATGACCCGAAATTTAGCCCTTCCTCCAAGTTACTGCCTGGAGCGACATGGGACATAACGTACGCCGATGGTAGTGGGTCTGGTGGCATCGTCTTCAAAGACCATGTTGTAATCGGAAGCAGCGTTGCTATCGACCAGGCCGTGGAGGTAGCTTTATTTGTCTCACCGCAATTCGCCAGCAATCCTTTCAACAGCGGGCTTCTAGGTCTGGCTTTTAGTACTATCAATACTG TTTCTCCGGTCCACCAGTTGACCTACTTTGAGAATATCCTACCAACCCTCAAAGAACCTTTGTTCACAGCAGACCTCCAACATGGGCGTCCAGGAACCTATAACTTTGGCTTTATTGACCCCGCCGCGTTCAAGGGGCCCATAGCATGGACCCCCGTCACGAAGCCGCAGGGATATTATGCTTACTGGCAGCTCGATGTCACTGGCTTCCAAGTCGGCCCTGAGCCGTATCACGAACACATTATCAGTGGAATTGCAGGCAAGTCAAG CCTTCTGTATCTTCCCCCTCTTGTTGTCCTTGAGTATTACTCCAAGGTAGCCGGCGCCTTCTTCGACTCCAGCAATGCTGCATGGGTATTCCCTTGTACTTCTCCTTTGCCGGACTTTACCTTCGGCGTCGGGGCCTACCGCGGAGTTGTCCCAGGGAGCTACATACTCTTTCAGCCCCTAGGTGACGACCTTTGCTATGGAGGTATCCAGGTTAACACcggccttcctttttccattttcggAGATATCCTGCTTAAAGCACAATTTGTCGTCTTCGACCACGCCGGTCCGCGCCTCGGATTTGCGAACAAGCTGTGA
- a CDS encoding uncharacterized protein (dehydrogenases with different specificities (related to short-chain alcohol dehydrogenases)): MDNKWDIIAEIPDLTGKVAIVTGAKYIDYSRWKGTIADHKSSSPQGIGYHIAHQLAIKGAKVYVGARNREKSQNAIDEMLQSTPSLVHERLVPLAMDLNDFQQVQSTARGILEREERLDILVNNATRFLGPYLFTTELLPLLKMTARQAPGVRIVNVSSRVHLALPTGVQFSSLDDFNQDFGSEDDHQSNRLRYGLSKLAMVLFSKEIQRRANEEGIPMVATSMHPGGVRTDISVRGMIDSRIS; this comes from the exons atgGACAAT AAATGGGACATTATCGCGGAGATACCTGATCTAACCGGCAAAGTGGCCATTGTAACGGGTGCAAAGTACATCGATTATTCAAGATGGAAAGGAACAATAGCTGATCATAAGAGTAGCTCGCCACAGGGGATCGGATATCATATCGCCCACCAGCTTGCCATCAAGGGGGCCAAAGTGTACGTTGGTGCACGAAATAGAGAGAAGAGCCAAAATGCGATCGATGAGATGCTTCAATCCACGCCTTCTCTAGTTCATGAGCGATTAGTCCCGTTGGCTATGGACTTAAATGATTTTCAGCAGGTACAGAGCACGGCTAGAGGTATCTTAGAGAGGGAGGAACGCTTGGATATCTTGGTCAACAATGCTACGCG CTTTCTCGGCCCATATCTATTTACCACGGagcttcttccacttttAAAAATGACTGCTCGTCAAGCACCTGGAGTGCGGATTGTTAAT GTCTCTTCGAGGGTTCACCTTGCCCTTCCGACCGGCGTACAATTTAGCTCTCTGGATGACTTCAACCAAGACTTTGGTTCCGAAGATGATCATCAAAGCAACCGCCTTCGCTATG GTCTTTCCAAACTCGCCATGGTACTCTTCTCCAAGGAGATACAGAGACGTGCGAACGAAGAGGGAATACCCATGGTGGCCACGAGCATGCACCCTGGTGGTGTGAGAACCG ATATTTCGGTGAGGGGAATGATAGACTCAAGGATCTCTTGA
- a CDS encoding uncharacterized protein (predicted protein) — MFFNDSFEDFHLDIVGFLAILGEGSVSVNYQVSTLSAFTFLPRLLPAPQAFMRPSRPLRLDDVPGTVLGIHSGNCRPHVYRIPHIILPGDESMKSDSDYTVRKYRITINPGGDPKDALIKAQAFSLLSLLAIIGCAMSIALLGLSIHFNDGWALIATILLSCLSSLLGIMCKWSLKLGKRVTGRDDIPTGDVIICYPNGAFIIVECDESVARPLFFAPERCNYLLSGTWYRSLALLGTMMLMFGVIALGNSGARMQVAFGASYLLLNAAYWMVAALPERLHWDYSALHIQEVGPVSQAPREKRSFRQALWNAIKLTGSTRWVKTGRIAPDTEAWDCWLGQAQLAVNGEDGLNPDTWEWSDRLDDCLGLFNDRPRKPVPEERACTV; from the coding sequence ATGTTCTTCAATGACAGTTTCGAAGACTTTCACCTCGACATCGTCGGTTTCCTCGCCATTTTGGGTGAGGGTTCCGTGTCGGTGAACTACCAAGTCTCGACATTATCAGCCTTCACCTTTCTCCCACGCCTCTTGCCCGCACCCCAGGCGTTTATGAGACCCTCGCGACCACTCCGTCTAGATGATGTTCCAGGTACCGTGCTGGGCATCCACTCAGGAAATTGCCGGCCTCACGTCTACCGCATTCCCCACATCATACTTCCCGGGGATGAATCGATGAAAAGCGACTCCGATTACACGGTCCGCAAATATCGAATCACGATCAATCCTGGAGGAGATCCGAAAGATGCATTGATCAAGGCTCAAGCCTTCAGCCTACTCTCCCTactcgccatcatcggctGTGCCATGTCGATCGCACTGCTTGGCCTCTCGATCCATTTCAATGACGGATGGGCGCTGATAGCGACCATTCTCCTCTCGTGCCTCTCATCCCTTCTCGGTATTATGTGCAAATGGTCCTTGAAGCTTGGAAAACGTGTGACTGGCCGAGACGATATCCCGACCGGTGACGTGATAATCTGCTACCCAAACGGTGCTTTCATAATCGTCGAGTGTGACGAAAGCGTCGCCCGACcgctcttcttcgccccCGAACGATGCAACTACCTTCTCTCGGGAACGTGGTATCGCTCCCTCGCGCTCCTCGGAACAATGATGCTCATGTTCGGGGTTATTGCGCTCGGAAACTCGGGAGCACGCATGCAAGTCGCCTTCGGTGCGTCGTATCTTTTGCTCAATGCTGCGTACTGGATGGTTGCGGCCTTACCTGAGAGATTACACTGGGATTATTCGGCGCTTCACATTCAGGAAGTTGGGCCTGTTTCCCAGGCGCCTAGGGAGAAGCGGAGCTTCCGACAGGCGCTATGGAATGCGATTAAATTGACCGGGTCGACTAGGTGGGTGAAGACTGGACGTATCGCACCGGATACAGAGGCTTGGGATTGCTGGTTGGGGCAAGCTCAACTTGCTGTTAACGGGGAGGATGGGTTGAATCCGGACACCTGGGAATGGTCGGACAGATTGGACGATTGTCTCGGGTTGTTTAATGATAGACCACGGAAGCCCGTTCCTGAAGAAAGGGCTTGCACGGTTTAG